ACTACTTCGGGCACCATATGGGGAGCCGTCCCGTTTAGTGAAATTACTTCTTTGATTACCGAGGAGCTTATGTGTGAGTACTCACTATCCGTAACCATGAAAACCGTTTCAAGCTCTGAGCTTAGCGTCTTATTGGCTAGCGCCATCTGCATCTCAAACTCAAAGTCTGACACTGTCCTCATACCTCTTAAGACAATGTTGGTTCCCATCCTCTTTATATATTCAACAAGTAGACCTTCAAAATAGTCTACTTTTACATCATCTCTGTCTTTGAATACTTCGTTTATTA
The Thermodesulfobacteriota bacterium genome window above contains:
- the coaD gene encoding pantetheine-phosphate adenylyltransferase, with the protein product MKVAIYPGSFDPFTNGHKNIIERGVKVFDQVIVAVAHNTTKKTVFSVEERVEIINEVFKDRDDVKVDYFEGLLVEYIKRMGTNIVLRGMRTVSDFEFEMQMALANKTLSSELETVFMVTDSEYSHISSSVIKEVISLNGTAPHMVPEVVEKRLREKLLKS